The following are encoded in a window of Gossypium raimondii isolate GPD5lz chromosome 13, ASM2569854v1, whole genome shotgun sequence genomic DNA:
- the LOC105783656 gene encoding probable galacturonosyltransferase 3 isoform X1, with the protein MEAASRNLLSFISMLPTCFILVIFSFTIVDAEISNSKTIGRGLKAYGQLPDRKELATPSSALFFDDNEKDIDIIATYSDASGTIRTSRVKMKDLSASWVLENPISGDPGKQKGSQVFKLKDSYQASRRSEENVEHFIDDHHWQEDEIQNRRKASWSPVKFKRQMLRQKRWDLRTVDLIRQNKEADKQMEATSAIEDLKNMDPVVNGKYSIWRRDFENPNSDSTLKLMRDQIIMAKAYANIAKSRNQIDLYSSLLRHVGDSLRVIGDANSDSELHPSSLDQAKAMGHALSFAKDRLYDCHIVARKLRAMLQSAEDNVDSLKKRSAFLIQLAAKTVPKPLHCLPLQLAADYYFHGYQSKKDLNIEKLEDPSLYHYAIFSDNVLATSVVVNSTVLHANEPEKHVFHIVTDKLNFAAMRMWFILNAPEKATVQVENIDDFKWLNSSYCSVLRQLESARVKEYYFKNHPSSLFVGSDNLKYRNPKYLSMLNHLRFYLPEVYPKLHKILFLDDDIVVQKDLTPLWDVDLNGMVNGAVETCKGSFHRFDKYLNFSNPKISENFDSNACGWAFGMNIFDLKEWRNRNITQIYHYWQDRNEDRTLWKLGTLPPGLITFYNLTYPLDRKWHVLGLGYDPALNQTEIVNAAVVHYNGNYKPWLDLAVAKYKSYWSKYVRFDNYYLKLCNLSE; encoded by the exons ATGGAAGCTGCTTCGAGGAATCTATTGAGCTTCATTTCCATGCTACCCACATGTTTCATACTC GTTATTTTCAGTTTTACCATTGTTGATGCAGAAATATCAAATAGCAAAACGAT TGGAAGAGGACTCAAAGCATATGGGCAACTGCCTGACAGAAAG GAACTGGCAACGCCCTCTTCTGCTCTATTTTTCGATGACAATGAGAAG GATATTGACATAATTGCAACTTACAGTGATGCTTCTGGGACTATTAGAACAAGTAGGGTGAAAATGAAGGATCTTTCTGCTTCTTGGGTTCTGGAAAACCCTATCAGTGGAGATCCTGGCAAACAAAAGGGCTCACAG GTATTTAAACTAAAAGATTCCTACCAAGCTAGCAGAAGATCTGAAGAAAATGTTGAACATTTTATTGATGATCATCATTGGCAAGAAGATGAAATTCAAAATCGTCGCAAGGCATCATGGAGCCCTGTGAAGTTCAAGCGCCAG ATGTTGCGGCAAAAAAGGTGGGATCTTCGTACTGTGGACCTTATCCGCCAAAATAAAGAGGCTGACAAGCAGATGGAAGCAACATCCGCTATTGAGGACTTGAAAAATATGGACCCTGTTGTCAATGGAAAATATAGCATATGGAGAAGAGATTTTGAAAATCCTAACTCTGATTCTACTTTGAAGCTTATGCGTGACCAGATTATTATGGCAAAAGCCTATGCAAATATTGCCAAGTCTAGGAACCAAATTGATCTTTACAGTTCTCTTTTGAGACATGTTGGTGACAGTCTACGTGTTATTGGAGATGCTAATTCTGATTCTGAGCTTCATCCTAg ttCACTTGATCAGGCAAAAGCAATGGGCCATGCTCTATCTTTTGCGAAGGATCGACTCTATGATTGCCATATAGTTGCAAGGAAGCTTCGAGCCATGCTTCAGTCAGCAGAAGATAACGTAGATTCTCTGAAGAAAAGGAGTGCCTTCTTGATTCAGCTAGCTGCAAAGACTGTCCCAAAACCATTGCATTGCCTACCTCTGCAGCTAGCAGCAGACTATTACTTCCATGGATATCAGAGCAAAAAGGATCTTAATATAGAAAAGCTTGAAGATCCTTCTTTGTATCATTATGCCATCTTTTCTGATAACGTACTGGCAACATCTGTGGTCGTCAATTCTACAGTGCTTCATGCAAATGAGCCTGAGAAACACGTTTTCCATATAGTGACCGATAAACTGAATTTTGCTGCAATGAGAATGTGGTTTATCTTGAATGCTCCTGAAAAGGCTACAGTTCAGGTTGAGAACATTGATGATTTTAAGTGGTTGAATTCCTCTTACTGTTCCGTTCTACGTCAGCTCGAATCTGCCAGAGTTAAAGAATATTATTTCAAGAATCATCCATCCTCTCTGTTTGTTGGGTCTGACAATCTCAAGTACAGGAATCCAAAATACTTGTCAATGCTGAATCACCTTCGATTCTATCTTCCTGAAGTGTACCCAAAACTCCACAAGATCCTATTTTTGGATGATGATATTGTAGTTCAGAAGGATTTGACACCTCTTTGGGATGTTGATCTGAATGGAATggtgaatggtgcagtggagacCTGTAAAGGGAGCTTTCATAGATTCGACAAGTATCTCAATTTCAGCAATCCGAAAATCTCAGAGAACTTTGACTCCAATGCTTGTGGTTGGGCATTTGGGATGAATATTTTCGATTTGAAGGAGTGGAGAAACCGGAACATTACACAAATATATCATTATTGGCAAGATAGG AATGAGGATCGAACTCTTTGGAAGCTCGGCACGTTGCCACCAGGACTGATCACTTTCTATAACTTAACCTATCCGTTGGATCGAAAATGGCACGTATTAGGACTCGGATATGACCCAGCCCTCAACCAAACTGAGATAGTAAACGCAGCTGTCGTCCATTACAATGGAAACTATAAGCCATGGTTGGATCTGGCTGTAGCTAAGTACAAGTCATACTGGTCCAAATATGTAAGGTTCGATAACTATTACCTTAAACTCTGCAACTTAAGCGAATAG
- the LOC105783656 gene encoding probable galacturonosyltransferase 3 isoform X4 has translation MKDLSASWVLENPISGDPGKQKGSQVFKLKDSYQASRRSEENVEHFIDDHHWQEDEIQNRRKASWSPVKFKRQMLRQKRWDLRTVDLIRQNKEADKQMEATSAIEDLKNMDPVVNGKYSIWRRDFENPNSDSTLKLMRDQIIMAKAYANIAKSRNQIDLYSSLLRHVGDSLRVIGDANSDSELHPSSLDQAKAMGHALSFAKDRLYDCHIVARKLRAMLQSAEDNVDSLKKRSAFLIQLAAKTVPKPLHCLPLQLAADYYFHGYQSKKDLNIEKLEDPSLYHYAIFSDNVLATSVVVNSTVLHANEPEKHVFHIVTDKLNFAAMRMWFILNAPEKATVQVENIDDFKWLNSSYCSVLRQLESARVKEYYFKNHPSSLFVGSDNLKYRNPKYLSMLNHLRFYLPEVYPKLHKILFLDDDIVVQKDLTPLWDVDLNGMVNGAVETCKGSFHRFDKYLNFSNPKISENFDSNACGWAFGMNIFDLKEWRNRNITQIYHYWQDRNEDRTLWKLGTLPPGLITFYNLTYPLDRKWHVLGLGYDPALNQTEIVNAAVVHYNGNYKPWLDLAVAKYKSYWSKYVRFDNYYLKLCNLSE, from the exons ATGAAGGATCTTTCTGCTTCTTGGGTTCTGGAAAACCCTATCAGTGGAGATCCTGGCAAACAAAAGGGCTCACAG GTATTTAAACTAAAAGATTCCTACCAAGCTAGCAGAAGATCTGAAGAAAATGTTGAACATTTTATTGATGATCATCATTGGCAAGAAGATGAAATTCAAAATCGTCGCAAGGCATCATGGAGCCCTGTGAAGTTCAAGCGCCAG ATGTTGCGGCAAAAAAGGTGGGATCTTCGTACTGTGGACCTTATCCGCCAAAATAAAGAGGCTGACAAGCAGATGGAAGCAACATCCGCTATTGAGGACTTGAAAAATATGGACCCTGTTGTCAATGGAAAATATAGCATATGGAGAAGAGATTTTGAAAATCCTAACTCTGATTCTACTTTGAAGCTTATGCGTGACCAGATTATTATGGCAAAAGCCTATGCAAATATTGCCAAGTCTAGGAACCAAATTGATCTTTACAGTTCTCTTTTGAGACATGTTGGTGACAGTCTACGTGTTATTGGAGATGCTAATTCTGATTCTGAGCTTCATCCTAg ttCACTTGATCAGGCAAAAGCAATGGGCCATGCTCTATCTTTTGCGAAGGATCGACTCTATGATTGCCATATAGTTGCAAGGAAGCTTCGAGCCATGCTTCAGTCAGCAGAAGATAACGTAGATTCTCTGAAGAAAAGGAGTGCCTTCTTGATTCAGCTAGCTGCAAAGACTGTCCCAAAACCATTGCATTGCCTACCTCTGCAGCTAGCAGCAGACTATTACTTCCATGGATATCAGAGCAAAAAGGATCTTAATATAGAAAAGCTTGAAGATCCTTCTTTGTATCATTATGCCATCTTTTCTGATAACGTACTGGCAACATCTGTGGTCGTCAATTCTACAGTGCTTCATGCAAATGAGCCTGAGAAACACGTTTTCCATATAGTGACCGATAAACTGAATTTTGCTGCAATGAGAATGTGGTTTATCTTGAATGCTCCTGAAAAGGCTACAGTTCAGGTTGAGAACATTGATGATTTTAAGTGGTTGAATTCCTCTTACTGTTCCGTTCTACGTCAGCTCGAATCTGCCAGAGTTAAAGAATATTATTTCAAGAATCATCCATCCTCTCTGTTTGTTGGGTCTGACAATCTCAAGTACAGGAATCCAAAATACTTGTCAATGCTGAATCACCTTCGATTCTATCTTCCTGAAGTGTACCCAAAACTCCACAAGATCCTATTTTTGGATGATGATATTGTAGTTCAGAAGGATTTGACACCTCTTTGGGATGTTGATCTGAATGGAATggtgaatggtgcagtggagacCTGTAAAGGGAGCTTTCATAGATTCGACAAGTATCTCAATTTCAGCAATCCGAAAATCTCAGAGAACTTTGACTCCAATGCTTGTGGTTGGGCATTTGGGATGAATATTTTCGATTTGAAGGAGTGGAGAAACCGGAACATTACACAAATATATCATTATTGGCAAGATAGG AATGAGGATCGAACTCTTTGGAAGCTCGGCACGTTGCCACCAGGACTGATCACTTTCTATAACTTAACCTATCCGTTGGATCGAAAATGGCACGTATTAGGACTCGGATATGACCCAGCCCTCAACCAAACTGAGATAGTAAACGCAGCTGTCGTCCATTACAATGGAAACTATAAGCCATGGTTGGATCTGGCTGTAGCTAAGTACAAGTCATACTGGTCCAAATATGTAAGGTTCGATAACTATTACCTTAAACTCTGCAACTTAAGCGAATAG
- the LOC105783772 gene encoding amino acid transporter AVT3B, whose translation MVSDKKNPSPSSSRKLNSPPAEETTPLIDNTKPLSSHPKTLANVFIAIVGAGVLGMPYAFKRTGWIMGLLILSFIAASTTYCMTLLVQIRRKLDSYENGTTNISSFGDLGFAVCGTLGRFVVDVLITLSQAGFCIGYLIFIANTLLHLFHDEPSSDLGLSSGMSRFTVKSLYIWGCFPFQLGLNSIKTLTHLAPLSIFADVVDIGAMGVVMLEDLRLIMRRRREVKAFGGVSVFFYGMGVALFGYEGIAMVLPIESEMKDNAKFNKILALSMGLTTLMYGAFGALGYFAFGDKTKDIITSNLGTGWISSLVQLGLCINLFFTFPLMMNPVYEIVERRFSGGRYCVWLRWLFVLIVSLVALFVPNFADFLSLVGSSVCCCLGFILPGLFHLLAFKDEQGCKGCSLDIGIMIFGVVLAISGTWFSLMEILSAKE comes from the exons ATGGTTTCCGATAAGAAAAACCCGTCGCCCTCGTCTTCAAGAAAGCTAAACTCTCCCCCGGCAGAAGAAACCACGCCACTTATAGACAACACGAAGCCGCTATCGTCACATCCCAAGACCTTGGCCAATGTTTTTATAGCCATTGTCGGCGCCGGGGTTTTGGGTATGCCTTACGCTTTTAAGAGGACCGGGTGGATCATGGGGTTGCTCATTCTTTCCTTCATTGCCGCCTCCACCACCTACTGTATGACGCTTTTGGTTCAAATCCGCCGTAAGCTCGACTCGTACGAAAATGGCACAACCAATATTTCTTCTTTTGGCGATCTGGGATTCGCTGTTTGTGGCACACTTGGCAg GTTTGTTGTTGATGTGCTCATTACTCTCTCTCAAGCTGGATTTTGTATTGGATATCTTATATTTATTGCCAACACTCTGCTCCATCTTTTTCACGATGAACCATCCTCGGATTTGGGTCTAAGTTCCGGGATGTCCCGTTTTACGGTGAAGAGTTTGTATATATGGGGATGTTTCCCATTTCAGTTGGGGTTGAACTCAATCAAAACATTGACACATTTAGCTCCATTAAGCATTTTTGCTGATGTTGTGGATATCGGGGCAATGGGAGTGGTTATGTTGGAGGATTTGAGACTCATTATGCGCCGAAGGCGTGAAGTTAAGGCTTTTGGTGGTGTCTCTGTGTTCTTTTATGGCATGGGTGTGGCTCTTTTTGGATATGAAGGGATTGCTATGGTTTTGCCTATAGAATCTGAGATGAAAGACAATGCAAAGTTTAACAAAATATTGGCACTTAGCATGGGGTTGACCACTTTGATGTATGGAGCATTTGGAGCTTTGGGTTATTTTGCTTTTGGTGATAAAACCAAAGATATCATCACTTCTAACTTGGGGACTGGCTGGATTAGCAGTTTGGTTCAACTAGGCCTTTGCATCAACTTATTTTTCACTTTCCCCTTGATGATGAATCCGGTTTACGAGATCGTCGAGAGGCGGTTTTCGGGAGGGAGGTACTGCGTGTGGCTAAGATGGTTATTTGTTTTGATTGTAAGCTTGGTAGCTTTGTTCGTCCCGAATTTCGCGGATTTCTTGTCCTTGGTCGGAAGCAGCGTATGCTGCTGTTTGGGGTTCATATTGCCCGGTTTGTTTCATTTGTTGGCGTTCAAGGATGAGCAGGGATGCAAGGGATGCAGTTTGGATATTGGAATCATGATCTTTGGAGTTGTTCTTGCAATTTCAGGGACTTGGTTTTCTCTAATGGAGATATTATCTGCGAAGGAGTAG
- the LOC105783656 gene encoding probable galacturonosyltransferase 3 isoform X3 — protein sequence MTMRSDASGTIRTSRVKMKDLSASWVLENPISGDPGKQKGSQVFKLKDSYQASRRSEENVEHFIDDHHWQEDEIQNRRKASWSPVKFKRQMLRQKRWDLRTVDLIRQNKEADKQMEATSAIEDLKNMDPVVNGKYSIWRRDFENPNSDSTLKLMRDQIIMAKAYANIAKSRNQIDLYSSLLRHVGDSLRVIGDANSDSELHPSSLDQAKAMGHALSFAKDRLYDCHIVARKLRAMLQSAEDNVDSLKKRSAFLIQLAAKTVPKPLHCLPLQLAADYYFHGYQSKKDLNIEKLEDPSLYHYAIFSDNVLATSVVVNSTVLHANEPEKHVFHIVTDKLNFAAMRMWFILNAPEKATVQVENIDDFKWLNSSYCSVLRQLESARVKEYYFKNHPSSLFVGSDNLKYRNPKYLSMLNHLRFYLPEVYPKLHKILFLDDDIVVQKDLTPLWDVDLNGMVNGAVETCKGSFHRFDKYLNFSNPKISENFDSNACGWAFGMNIFDLKEWRNRNITQIYHYWQDRNEDRTLWKLGTLPPGLITFYNLTYPLDRKWHVLGLGYDPALNQTEIVNAAVVHYNGNYKPWLDLAVAKYKSYWSKYVRFDNYYLKLCNLSE from the exons ATGACAATGAGAAG TGATGCTTCTGGGACTATTAGAACAAGTAGGGTGAAAATGAAGGATCTTTCTGCTTCTTGGGTTCTGGAAAACCCTATCAGTGGAGATCCTGGCAAACAAAAGGGCTCACAG GTATTTAAACTAAAAGATTCCTACCAAGCTAGCAGAAGATCTGAAGAAAATGTTGAACATTTTATTGATGATCATCATTGGCAAGAAGATGAAATTCAAAATCGTCGCAAGGCATCATGGAGCCCTGTGAAGTTCAAGCGCCAG ATGTTGCGGCAAAAAAGGTGGGATCTTCGTACTGTGGACCTTATCCGCCAAAATAAAGAGGCTGACAAGCAGATGGAAGCAACATCCGCTATTGAGGACTTGAAAAATATGGACCCTGTTGTCAATGGAAAATATAGCATATGGAGAAGAGATTTTGAAAATCCTAACTCTGATTCTACTTTGAAGCTTATGCGTGACCAGATTATTATGGCAAAAGCCTATGCAAATATTGCCAAGTCTAGGAACCAAATTGATCTTTACAGTTCTCTTTTGAGACATGTTGGTGACAGTCTACGTGTTATTGGAGATGCTAATTCTGATTCTGAGCTTCATCCTAg ttCACTTGATCAGGCAAAAGCAATGGGCCATGCTCTATCTTTTGCGAAGGATCGACTCTATGATTGCCATATAGTTGCAAGGAAGCTTCGAGCCATGCTTCAGTCAGCAGAAGATAACGTAGATTCTCTGAAGAAAAGGAGTGCCTTCTTGATTCAGCTAGCTGCAAAGACTGTCCCAAAACCATTGCATTGCCTACCTCTGCAGCTAGCAGCAGACTATTACTTCCATGGATATCAGAGCAAAAAGGATCTTAATATAGAAAAGCTTGAAGATCCTTCTTTGTATCATTATGCCATCTTTTCTGATAACGTACTGGCAACATCTGTGGTCGTCAATTCTACAGTGCTTCATGCAAATGAGCCTGAGAAACACGTTTTCCATATAGTGACCGATAAACTGAATTTTGCTGCAATGAGAATGTGGTTTATCTTGAATGCTCCTGAAAAGGCTACAGTTCAGGTTGAGAACATTGATGATTTTAAGTGGTTGAATTCCTCTTACTGTTCCGTTCTACGTCAGCTCGAATCTGCCAGAGTTAAAGAATATTATTTCAAGAATCATCCATCCTCTCTGTTTGTTGGGTCTGACAATCTCAAGTACAGGAATCCAAAATACTTGTCAATGCTGAATCACCTTCGATTCTATCTTCCTGAAGTGTACCCAAAACTCCACAAGATCCTATTTTTGGATGATGATATTGTAGTTCAGAAGGATTTGACACCTCTTTGGGATGTTGATCTGAATGGAATggtgaatggtgcagtggagacCTGTAAAGGGAGCTTTCATAGATTCGACAAGTATCTCAATTTCAGCAATCCGAAAATCTCAGAGAACTTTGACTCCAATGCTTGTGGTTGGGCATTTGGGATGAATATTTTCGATTTGAAGGAGTGGAGAAACCGGAACATTACACAAATATATCATTATTGGCAAGATAGG AATGAGGATCGAACTCTTTGGAAGCTCGGCACGTTGCCACCAGGACTGATCACTTTCTATAACTTAACCTATCCGTTGGATCGAAAATGGCACGTATTAGGACTCGGATATGACCCAGCCCTCAACCAAACTGAGATAGTAAACGCAGCTGTCGTCCATTACAATGGAAACTATAAGCCATGGTTGGATCTGGCTGTAGCTAAGTACAAGTCATACTGGTCCAAATATGTAAGGTTCGATAACTATTACCTTAAACTCTGCAACTTAAGCGAATAG
- the LOC105783773 gene encoding probable serine/threonine-protein kinase PIX13, producing MGICWGSSADNPTTPSTTGHLSSVISQTASNTASYSTSRGSNISRDSGFSASSGDEAFPNGQILSAPNLRIFSFAELKTATKNFRPDMVLGEGGFGQVFKGWIDEKALGKSGSATLVAVKKLNSESLQGFEEWQSEVNFLGRLSHPHLVRLLGYCWEDKELLLVYEFMQKGSLENHLFGRGSSVQSLEWNIRIKIAIGAAKGLSFLHSSDKKVIYRDFKASNILLDGSYTAKLSDFGLAKLGPSASQSHVTTRVMGTYGYAAPEYVATGHLYVKSDVYGFGVVLVEILTGLRALDPNRPSGQHNLSEWIKPYLSDRRKLKSIMDNRLEGKYPSKAAVRIAQLALKCLEPEPKYRPSMKEVVETLEQIESINDNPKEPRNRTARQTTRRHRQQPLHHRSPLAPKNETGRAN from the exons ATGGGAATTTGCTGGGGTTCTTCAGCTGATAATCCAACAACACCAAGCACCACTGGTCATCTTAGTTCtg TAATATCTCAGACAGCCAGCAACACAGCATCTTATTCAACTTCTAGGGGCAGTAACATCTCAAGGGACAGCGGGTTCTCAGCTTCGAGTGGGGACGAGGCTTTTCCCAATGGGCAGATATTGTCCGCTCCAAACCTAAGGATCTTCAGTTTTGCAGAACTGAAGACTGCAACTAAGAATTTTAGGCCTGACATGGTGCTCGGTGAGGGAGGTTTCGGTCAAGTCTTCAAAGGCTGGATCGATGAGAAGGCACTAGGGAAGAGTGGAAGTGCAACCCTCGTTGCTGTTAAGAAACTCAACTCTGAGAGCTTGCAAGGATTTGAGGAATGGCAG TCGGAGGTAAATTTCTTAGGAAGGTTGTCTCATCCTCACCTTGTAAGGCTACTTGGGTACTGTTGGGAGGATAAAGAGCTTCTTCTTGTTTACGAGTTTATGCAGAAGGGTAGCTTGGAAAACCATCTATTTGGAA GGGGTTCTAGTGTTCAATCACTTGAATGGAACATACGGATTAAAATTGCGATAGGAGCAGCAAAGGGCCTATCGTTCTTGCACTCATCGGATAAGAAAGTAATTTACAGAGATTTTAAAGCCTCAAATATACTACTTGATGGG TCATATACCGCCAAGTTATCGGATTTTGGGTTGGCCAAATTGGGTCCTTCGGCTAGCCAATCGCATGTAACAACAAGGGTTATGGGCACATATGGTTATGCAGCTCCAGAATATGTTGCTACCG GACATTTATACGTAAAGAGCGATGTGTACGGTTTTGGTGTTGTTTTAGTCGAAATTTTAACAGGGTTGCGAGCACTTGATCCAAATCGACCCAGCGGGCAACATAATCTGTCAGAATGGATAAAACCGTATTTATCCGACAGAAGAAAACTAAAAAGCATAATGGATAATCGGTTGGAGGGCAAATATCCATCCAAAGCTGCAGTTCGAATAGCCCAGCTCGCTTTAAAATGTCTTGAACCTGAACCTAAGTACCGTCCATCAATGAAAGAAGTTGTAGAAACTTTAGAACAGATTGAATCAATAAATGATAATCCAAAAGAGCCTCGAAACCGTACTGCTCGTCAAACAACTCGTAGGCACCGCCAGCAGCCATTGCATCATCGATCTCCACTCGCTCCAAAGAATGAAACAGGTCGAGCCAACTAG
- the LOC105783656 gene encoding probable galacturonosyltransferase 3 isoform X2, with translation MQKYQIAKRLEEDSKHMGNCLTERNWQRPLLLYFSMTMRSDASGTIRTSRVKMKDLSASWVLENPISGDPGKQKGSQVFKLKDSYQASRRSEENVEHFIDDHHWQEDEIQNRRKASWSPVKFKRQMLRQKRWDLRTVDLIRQNKEADKQMEATSAIEDLKNMDPVVNGKYSIWRRDFENPNSDSTLKLMRDQIIMAKAYANIAKSRNQIDLYSSLLRHVGDSLRVIGDANSDSELHPSSLDQAKAMGHALSFAKDRLYDCHIVARKLRAMLQSAEDNVDSLKKRSAFLIQLAAKTVPKPLHCLPLQLAADYYFHGYQSKKDLNIEKLEDPSLYHYAIFSDNVLATSVVVNSTVLHANEPEKHVFHIVTDKLNFAAMRMWFILNAPEKATVQVENIDDFKWLNSSYCSVLRQLESARVKEYYFKNHPSSLFVGSDNLKYRNPKYLSMLNHLRFYLPEVYPKLHKILFLDDDIVVQKDLTPLWDVDLNGMVNGAVETCKGSFHRFDKYLNFSNPKISENFDSNACGWAFGMNIFDLKEWRNRNITQIYHYWQDRNEDRTLWKLGTLPPGLITFYNLTYPLDRKWHVLGLGYDPALNQTEIVNAAVVHYNGNYKPWLDLAVAKYKSYWSKYVRFDNYYLKLCNLSE, from the exons ATGCAGAAATATCAAATAGCAAAACGAT TGGAAGAGGACTCAAAGCATATGGGCAACTGCCTGACAGAAAG GAACTGGCAACGCCCTCTTCTGCTCTATTTTTCGATGACAATGAGAAG TGATGCTTCTGGGACTATTAGAACAAGTAGGGTGAAAATGAAGGATCTTTCTGCTTCTTGGGTTCTGGAAAACCCTATCAGTGGAGATCCTGGCAAACAAAAGGGCTCACAG GTATTTAAACTAAAAGATTCCTACCAAGCTAGCAGAAGATCTGAAGAAAATGTTGAACATTTTATTGATGATCATCATTGGCAAGAAGATGAAATTCAAAATCGTCGCAAGGCATCATGGAGCCCTGTGAAGTTCAAGCGCCAG ATGTTGCGGCAAAAAAGGTGGGATCTTCGTACTGTGGACCTTATCCGCCAAAATAAAGAGGCTGACAAGCAGATGGAAGCAACATCCGCTATTGAGGACTTGAAAAATATGGACCCTGTTGTCAATGGAAAATATAGCATATGGAGAAGAGATTTTGAAAATCCTAACTCTGATTCTACTTTGAAGCTTATGCGTGACCAGATTATTATGGCAAAAGCCTATGCAAATATTGCCAAGTCTAGGAACCAAATTGATCTTTACAGTTCTCTTTTGAGACATGTTGGTGACAGTCTACGTGTTATTGGAGATGCTAATTCTGATTCTGAGCTTCATCCTAg ttCACTTGATCAGGCAAAAGCAATGGGCCATGCTCTATCTTTTGCGAAGGATCGACTCTATGATTGCCATATAGTTGCAAGGAAGCTTCGAGCCATGCTTCAGTCAGCAGAAGATAACGTAGATTCTCTGAAGAAAAGGAGTGCCTTCTTGATTCAGCTAGCTGCAAAGACTGTCCCAAAACCATTGCATTGCCTACCTCTGCAGCTAGCAGCAGACTATTACTTCCATGGATATCAGAGCAAAAAGGATCTTAATATAGAAAAGCTTGAAGATCCTTCTTTGTATCATTATGCCATCTTTTCTGATAACGTACTGGCAACATCTGTGGTCGTCAATTCTACAGTGCTTCATGCAAATGAGCCTGAGAAACACGTTTTCCATATAGTGACCGATAAACTGAATTTTGCTGCAATGAGAATGTGGTTTATCTTGAATGCTCCTGAAAAGGCTACAGTTCAGGTTGAGAACATTGATGATTTTAAGTGGTTGAATTCCTCTTACTGTTCCGTTCTACGTCAGCTCGAATCTGCCAGAGTTAAAGAATATTATTTCAAGAATCATCCATCCTCTCTGTTTGTTGGGTCTGACAATCTCAAGTACAGGAATCCAAAATACTTGTCAATGCTGAATCACCTTCGATTCTATCTTCCTGAAGTGTACCCAAAACTCCACAAGATCCTATTTTTGGATGATGATATTGTAGTTCAGAAGGATTTGACACCTCTTTGGGATGTTGATCTGAATGGAATggtgaatggtgcagtggagacCTGTAAAGGGAGCTTTCATAGATTCGACAAGTATCTCAATTTCAGCAATCCGAAAATCTCAGAGAACTTTGACTCCAATGCTTGTGGTTGGGCATTTGGGATGAATATTTTCGATTTGAAGGAGTGGAGAAACCGGAACATTACACAAATATATCATTATTGGCAAGATAGG AATGAGGATCGAACTCTTTGGAAGCTCGGCACGTTGCCACCAGGACTGATCACTTTCTATAACTTAACCTATCCGTTGGATCGAAAATGGCACGTATTAGGACTCGGATATGACCCAGCCCTCAACCAAACTGAGATAGTAAACGCAGCTGTCGTCCATTACAATGGAAACTATAAGCCATGGTTGGATCTGGCTGTAGCTAAGTACAAGTCATACTGGTCCAAATATGTAAGGTTCGATAACTATTACCTTAAACTCTGCAACTTAAGCGAATAG